In a genomic window of Lathamus discolor isolate bLatDis1 chromosome 4, bLatDis1.hap1, whole genome shotgun sequence:
- the GCC2 gene encoding GRIP and coiled-coil domain-containing protein 2 isoform X5 — translation MEVQDAGQEMVASSVTPGSGKSKLDTLPKEDLIKFAKKQVMLIQKVKSRCTELEKEIEELRSKAATGGADDIIQALTERLDVVLLEKAETEQQCIALKKENVQRKQEAEAAVAKTAELQQQLEQSSTDSLEEIKALKRELANAQCKHNEDLAKLKMDLEEQVKKQMGLMEHIECLSDSQKEVKRLQDDVQRIKSTYEEQILCLSKQLETVNEDKTKEVTNLQETVKSNSECYHNEIKILNEELKQLKIAHQEEVSTLMHQIEIASRENEEKQSQINQLQHSLAEEGLIKEKNVKDEICASTDQREYDLEQLREVLNKNVENKVGVVDTQEESCAEATMEEKVRQLEHSLEELQSQHSILKDELTYMSNVKLKLEEEIHHIKDEYFREREDLDFKINELQLTKEDYCCAIEKLKLELQAARQHCETAVKEHKLETQTLKEQHKKEIAELSETLLSGSEKEKMALVFEMQELRDQLEKLTQEKEEAVSSYNSLRETMETLQTELGESAGKISQEFESMRQQQASDVSELQQKLRAAFNEKDVLLETVNRLREEVEKLSSNQPDVEELKYKILSLQEENNTITSSVNQKETAIKELEKRIISLTDQNKDILNEVKCLGEERKTLHERCKQDQGKIQEFQQEIDVANQDNTDLKKKVEELMERLNEALTRKNENAQMLEQLENQIESLMRERESLSSEAYTLREENKKITHEKGKLNEELEKITSEKDGWLVLKEHSENLEKKLQMMTAEKDHISTLLESEQEHRSLVRTQLYHLLEQVESSVSGYSEECDSLNLLEIANEYMSKLKQQQCLALQKEEEVLQLQREVERIEEENAAQYTEHRSLIQDLEKEKELLKEELEELLSEKEALQCDLQELKNASEKTRIENQDLLANTEELTQKLAFYESQIQEHQKRSEKQDNLNFILEQKETELRNVKEELNSLKNSVETMAEKTDQKSSVADLQEKIGRLEKESAEKGEKLNKIKVVAVKAKKELDASRKEMQTLREELELARSEKDQLSASMKDVIQGAESYKNLLIEYDKQGEQLDSEKGRANNLEHQIEDLTRQLQVSSQQHDQLRSANEDLLARVETLQHNAKLLETQILEIQKAKAKADKELEAEKLLKEQKTKEHSGALREMEELQMQLQKEKKHLQKTMQELELARKDAQKSTLMDMEIADYERLVKELNQKITDKDSKIEDLEQETGIQKQKQETLQEEIKSLQSTMQQDEERNAKIKQLLVKTKKELADSKQAENDHLMLEASLKGELEASQQQVEAFKIQVAELTSEKHKVQELLRTSSEQHQRTLNAYQQKMATLQEECKAAQAEQASVTSEFESYKVRVHNVLKQQKNKSASQTESEGAKKEREQLEMVIEQLKVKLQDAQHNSQLNASELEVLQSEHDTLLERHNKMLQETVAKEAELREKLCTIQSENMVMKTEHAQALSQLTAQNEALRNNFRDQVRNLQEEHRKTVETLQQQLSRVETQLFQLKSEPSTRVFFSSSCFKSSYEELERRAKH, via the exons ATGGAG GTTCAGGATGCTGGGCAGGAGATGGTGGCGTCTTCTGTCACACCAGGATCAGGCAAATCAAAG CTGGACACATTACCCAAAGAAGATCTCATCAAGTTTGCAAAAAAGCAAGTGATGCTTATACAGAAAGTGAAGTCAAGATGTACAG aactagAGAAAGAAATTGAAGAGCTTAGATCTAAAGCAGCTACTGGAGGAGCTGATGATATTATTCAG GCTCTCACAGAAAGACTGGATGTTGTACTTCTGGAAAAAGCTGAAACTGAGCAACAGTGCATAgctctgaaaaaggaaaatgttcagAGAAAGCAAGAAGCAGAG GCTGCGGTGGCTAAGACAGCAGAATTGCAGCAGCAACTGGAGCAATCAAGTACTGACTctctggaagaaataaaagctctgAAGAGGGAATTAGCAAATGCACAATGTAAACACAATGAAGATTTAGCAAAGCTGAAAATGGATTTAGAAGAACAAGTGAAGAAACAAATGGGGCTGATGGAACATATTGAATGTCTTAGTGATAGtcaaaaagaagttaaaagatTACAAGATGATGTCCAAAGAATTAAATCTACTTATGAGGAGCAAATTTTGTGTCTGAGCAAGCAGTTGGAAACTGTGAATgaagacaaaaccaaagaagTGACAAATCTGCAAGAAACTGTGAAAAGCAACTCTGAGTGTTAccataatgaaataaaaattctgaatGAAGAActtaaacaattaaaaattgCCCATCAGGAAGAGGTGTCAACATTGATGCATCAGATTGAAATAGCCTctagagaaaatgaagaaaagcaaagtcaGATAAATCAGCTACAGCACAGTTTGGCAGAGGAGGGcttaataaaagagaaaaatgtgaagGATGAAATATGTGCTAGTACTGACCAGCGTGAATATGACTTGGAGCAGCTGAGAGAAgtcttaaataaaaatgtagaaaacaaGGTAGGCGTTGTAGATACACAAGAAGAATCTTGTGCAGAAGCGACAATGGAAGAAAAGGTTAGGCAGCTGGAGCATAGTTTGGAAGAGCTCCAGTCCCAACATAGTATATTAAAAGATGAGTTAACTTACATGAGTAATGTTAAACTAAAACTGGAAGAGGAAATCCATCACATAAAGGATGAGTACTTTCGTGAGAGGGAAGACTTGGATTTTAAGATAAATGAATTGCAGCTTACTAAAGAAGACTACTGTTGTGCAATTGAAAAACTAAAATTGGAGCTTCAGGCAGCAAGACAGCACTGTGAAACTGCTGTAAAAGAGCATAAGTTAGAGACTCAGACTCTGAAAGAAcaacataagaaagaaattgCTGAACTAAGTGAAACTTTATTATCTggttctgaaaaagaaaagatggcaTTAGTTTTTGAAATGCAGGAACTTAGAGACCAACTTGAAAAGCTAActcaggagaaggaagaagcagtGTCCAGTTACAACAGCCTGAGAGAAACAATGGAAACTCTACAGACTGAGCTAGGGGAATCTGCTGGAAAGATCAGCCAGGAGTTTGAATCAATGAGACAACAGCAAGCTTCTGATGTGAGTGAACTGCAACAGAAACTCCGGGCTGCTTTCAATGAAAAGGATGTTCTTCTTGAAACTGTGAATCGCCTCCGGGAAGAAGTAGAAAAATTGTCATCTAATCAGCCAGATGTAGAAGAACTTAAATATAAAATTCTTAGTCTACAGGAGGAGAATAACACAATAACAAGCTCCGTCAACCAAAAAGAGACTGCTATAAAAGAACTGGAGAAAAGGATTATTTCTCTTACTGATCAAAACAAGgatattttaaatgaagtgaaatgcttgggtgaagagagaaaaacccTTCATGAAAGGTGCAAGCAAGACCAAGGAAAAATTCAGGAATTTCAGCAAGAAATAGATGTTGCTAACCAGGACAATACTGACCTGAAGAAAAAGGTGGAAGAATTAATGGAGAGACTGAATGAAGCTTTAACTaggaagaatgaaaatgctCAAATGCTAGAGCAACTGGAAAACCAGATTGAATCTCTGATGCGTGAAAGAGAGAGCCTTTCATCTGAAGCATATACTCTTCGtgaggaaaataagaaaataactcatgaaaaaggcaaattaaatgaagagctggaaaagatTACCTCTGAAAAAGATGGTTGGTTGGTGTTGAAAGAGCATTCTGAAAACTTAGAAAAGAAACTACAAATGATGACTGCAGAAAAAGACCACATATCAACATTACTTGAAAGTGAACAAGAGCACAGATCTCTTGTGAGAACTCAGCTGTACCACTTACTTGAGCAAGTGGAGTCCAGTGTTTCGGGTTACAGTGAAGAGTGTGATTCTCTTAACTTGTTAGAAATTGCAAATGAATACATGTCCAAactaaaacagcagcagtgccttgctctgcagaaggaggaggaagttcttcagtTGCAGCGGGAAGTTGAGAGGatagaggaagaaaatgcagcTCAATATACAGAACATAGATCCCTGATTCAggatttggaaaaagaaaaggaactcTTGAAAGAAGAATTGGAAGAACTGTTGTCTGAAAAAGAAGCACTTCAGTGTGATCTCCAGGAGCTGAAGAATGCCAGTGAAAAAACAAGGATTGAAAATCAAGATCTTTTAGCTAATACTGAAGAGCTTACTCAAAAACTTGCTTTTTATGAAAGTCAAATACAGGAACATCAAAAAAGATCAGAGAAACAAGACAACTTAAATTTCATTCTGGAACAAAAGGAAACTGAACTTAGAAATGTGAAAGAAGAACTGAATTCTCTAAAG AATTCAGTGGAGACAATGGCTGAGAAAACTGATCAAAAGTCTTCAGTAGCAGACCTTCAGGAAAAAATTG GAAGGCTTGAAAAAGAATCtgcagaaaaaggagagaagctAAATAAAATCAAGGTTGTTGCTGTGAAAGCGAAGAAAGAATTAGATGCCAGCCGAAAAGAG atgcaAACTCTGAGGGAAGAATTGGAGTTGGCTCGCTCAGAAAAAGATCAGTTGTCTGCTTCAATGAAAGATGTCATTCAAGGAGCTGAAAGCTATAAG AATCTTTTGATAGAATATGATAAGCAAGGAGAACAGCTGGATTCTGAAAAAGGCAGAGCAAATAATCTTGAACATCAGATAGAAGACCTCACAAGACAGCTACAGGTGTCATCCCAGCAG CATGATCAGTTACGCTCTGCTAATGAAGACCTCCTCGCTCGTGTTGAAACACTGCAACATAATGCTAAGCTGCTGGAAACTCAGATACTGGAGATACAAAAAGCCAAGGCAAAGGCTGACAAAGAACTAGAAGCTGAAAAGCttctaaaagaacagaaaacaaag GAACATAGTGGTGCTCTCCGAGAAATGGAGGAGCTTCAGATGcaacttcagaaggaaaagaaacatctgCAGAAAACTATGCAAGAATTAGAGCTGGCCAGAAAG GATGCTCAAAAAAGTACACTGATGGATATGGAAATAGCTGATTATGAAAGGCTAGTAAAAGAACTTAATCAGAAGATCACTGATAAAGACAGCAAAATAGAAGATCTTGAGCAGGAGACAGGgattcagaaacaaaagcaagagaCCCTACAGGAAGAAATAA AGTCACTTCAGTCAACTATGCAACAGGATGAGGAAAGAAATGCCAAGATAAAACAACTCCTGgtgaaaaccaaaaaagaactgGCTGATTCAAAACAAGCT GAAAATGACCATCTAATGTTGGAGGCATCATTAAAAGGGGAACTGGAAGCCAGTCAACAACAAGTGGAAGCCTTTAAG ATTCAAGTGGCTGAGCTAACATCAGAAAAGCATAAAGTTCAGGAACTCCTGCGAACTTCTTCAGAGCAACACCAGCGTACATTGAATGCCTACCAGCAAAAAATGGCAACCTTGCAAGAAGAGTGCAAAGCAGCCCAG GCTGAACAAGCATCTGTTACATCTGAATTCGAGAGCTACAAAGTCCGTGTTCATAAtgttctaaaacagcaaaagaataaATCTGCTTCTCAGACAGAATCTGAGGgagccaaaaaagaaag AGAGCAATTGGAAATGGTGATAGAGCAACTTAAAGTTAAGCTGCAAGATGCTCAGCATAATTCACAGCTAAATGCGTCTGAACTCGAGGTGTTGCAGTCTGAACATGACACCCTGCTGGAAAGACACAATAAGATGCTGCAAGAGACTGTTGCAAAAGAGGCAGAACTCCGTGAAAA GCTCTGCACAATACAATCTGAGAACATGGTCATGAAAACAGAGCATGCCCAGGCTTTGAGTCAGCTGACAGCCCAGAATGAAGCTCTCCGGAACAATTTCAGAGATCAAGTCAGGAACCTGCAAGAAGAGCACAGGAAGACAGTAGAgacacttcagcagcagctgtccaGAGTAGAAACTCAGCTCTTCCAACTCAAGAGTGAACCAAGCACTAGAG TAtttttcagctccagctgtTTCAAATCCAGCTACGAAGAACTTGAGAGAAGGGCGAAACACTGA
- the GCC2 gene encoding GRIP and coiled-coil domain-containing protein 2 isoform X2 → MKVQDAGQEMVASSVTPGSGKSKLDTLPKEDLIKFAKKQVMLIQKVKSRCTELEKEIEELRSKAATGGADDIIQALTERLDVVLLEKAETEQQCIALKKENVQRKQEAEAAVAKTAELQQQLEQSSTDSLEEIKALKRELANAQCKHNEDLAKLKMDLEEQVKKQMGLMEHIECLSDSQKEVKRLQDDVQRIKSTYEEQILCLSKQLETVNEDKTKEVTNLQETVKSNSECYHNEIKILNEELKQLKIAHQEEVSTLMHQIEIASRENEEKQSQINQLQHSLAEEGLIKEKNVKDEICASTDQREYDLEQLREVLNKNVENKVGVVDTQEESCAEATMEEKVRQLEHSLEELQSQHSILKDELTYMSNVKLKLEEEIHHIKDEYFREREDLDFKINELQLTKEDYCCAIEKLKLELQAARQHCETAVKEHKLETQTLKEQHKKEIAELSETLLSGSEKEKMALVFEMQELRDQLEKLTQEKEEAVSSYNSLRETMETLQTELGESAGKISQEFESMRQQQASDVSELQQKLRAAFNEKDVLLETVNRLREEVEKLSSNQPDVEELKYKILSLQEENNTITSSVNQKETAIKELEKRIISLTDQNKDILNEVKCLGEERKTLHERCKQDQGKIQEFQQEIDVANQDNTDLKKKVEELMERLNEALTRKNENAQMLEQLENQIESLMRERESLSSEAYTLREENKKITHEKGKLNEELEKITSEKDGWLVLKEHSENLEKKLQMMTAEKDHISTLLESEQEHRSLVRTQLYHLLEQVESSVSGYSEECDSLNLLEIANEYMSKLKQQQCLALQKEEEVLQLQREVERIEEENAAQYTEHRSLIQDLEKEKELLKEELEELLSEKEALQCDLQELKNASEKTRIENQDLLANTEELTQKLAFYESQIQEHQKRSEKQDNLNFILEQKETELRNVKEELNSLKNSVETMAEKTDQKSSVADLQEKIGRLEKESAEKGEKLNKIKVVAVKAKKELDASRKEMQTLREELELARSEKDQLSASMKDVIQGAESYKNLLIEYDKQGEQLDSEKGRANNLEHQIEDLTRQLQVSSQQHDQLRSANEDLLARVETLQHNAKLLETQILEIQKAKAKADKELEAEKLLKEQKTKEHSGALREMEELQMQLQKEKKHLQKTMQELELARKDAQKSTLMDMEIADYERLVKELNQKITDKDSKIEDLEQETGIQKQKQETLQEEIKSLQSTMQQDEERNAKIKQLLVKTKKELADSKQAENDHLMLEASLKGELEASQQQVEAFKIQVAELTSEKHKVQELLRTSSEQHQRTLNAYQQKMATLQEECKAAQAEQASVTSEFESYKVRVHNVLKQQKNKSASQTESEGAKKEREQLEMVIEQLKVKLQDAQHNSQLNASELEVLQSEHDTLLERHNKMLQETVAKEAELREKLCTIQSENMVMKTEHAQALSQLTAQNEALRNNFRDQVRNLQEEHRKTVETLQQQLSRVETQLFQLKSEPSTRAPAVSNPATKNLREGRNTDLPVLDVYTVAREEGEGMETTDTESVSSTSTYIPSLEQLLNSPEEKPEQPQWQTELTKDELIQKLNTTAKSADHLNELLRDSEATNAILMEQIKLLKNEIRRLERNQEREKSVANLEYLKNVLLQFIFLKSGSEKERLLPVIDTMLQLSPEEKGKLVAIAQGEEESSSRSSGWASYLHSWSGL, encoded by the exons ATGAAG GTTCAGGATGCTGGGCAGGAGATGGTGGCGTCTTCTGTCACACCAGGATCAGGCAAATCAAAG CTGGACACATTACCCAAAGAAGATCTCATCAAGTTTGCAAAAAAGCAAGTGATGCTTATACAGAAAGTGAAGTCAAGATGTACAG aactagAGAAAGAAATTGAAGAGCTTAGATCTAAAGCAGCTACTGGAGGAGCTGATGATATTATTCAG GCTCTCACAGAAAGACTGGATGTTGTACTTCTGGAAAAAGCTGAAACTGAGCAACAGTGCATAgctctgaaaaaggaaaatgttcagAGAAAGCAAGAAGCAGAG GCTGCGGTGGCTAAGACAGCAGAATTGCAGCAGCAACTGGAGCAATCAAGTACTGACTctctggaagaaataaaagctctgAAGAGGGAATTAGCAAATGCACAATGTAAACACAATGAAGATTTAGCAAAGCTGAAAATGGATTTAGAAGAACAAGTGAAGAAACAAATGGGGCTGATGGAACATATTGAATGTCTTAGTGATAGtcaaaaagaagttaaaagatTACAAGATGATGTCCAAAGAATTAAATCTACTTATGAGGAGCAAATTTTGTGTCTGAGCAAGCAGTTGGAAACTGTGAATgaagacaaaaccaaagaagTGACAAATCTGCAAGAAACTGTGAAAAGCAACTCTGAGTGTTAccataatgaaataaaaattctgaatGAAGAActtaaacaattaaaaattgCCCATCAGGAAGAGGTGTCAACATTGATGCATCAGATTGAAATAGCCTctagagaaaatgaagaaaagcaaagtcaGATAAATCAGCTACAGCACAGTTTGGCAGAGGAGGGcttaataaaagagaaaaatgtgaagGATGAAATATGTGCTAGTACTGACCAGCGTGAATATGACTTGGAGCAGCTGAGAGAAgtcttaaataaaaatgtagaaaacaaGGTAGGCGTTGTAGATACACAAGAAGAATCTTGTGCAGAAGCGACAATGGAAGAAAAGGTTAGGCAGCTGGAGCATAGTTTGGAAGAGCTCCAGTCCCAACATAGTATATTAAAAGATGAGTTAACTTACATGAGTAATGTTAAACTAAAACTGGAAGAGGAAATCCATCACATAAAGGATGAGTACTTTCGTGAGAGGGAAGACTTGGATTTTAAGATAAATGAATTGCAGCTTACTAAAGAAGACTACTGTTGTGCAATTGAAAAACTAAAATTGGAGCTTCAGGCAGCAAGACAGCACTGTGAAACTGCTGTAAAAGAGCATAAGTTAGAGACTCAGACTCTGAAAGAAcaacataagaaagaaattgCTGAACTAAGTGAAACTTTATTATCTggttctgaaaaagaaaagatggcaTTAGTTTTTGAAATGCAGGAACTTAGAGACCAACTTGAAAAGCTAActcaggagaaggaagaagcagtGTCCAGTTACAACAGCCTGAGAGAAACAATGGAAACTCTACAGACTGAGCTAGGGGAATCTGCTGGAAAGATCAGCCAGGAGTTTGAATCAATGAGACAACAGCAAGCTTCTGATGTGAGTGAACTGCAACAGAAACTCCGGGCTGCTTTCAATGAAAAGGATGTTCTTCTTGAAACTGTGAATCGCCTCCGGGAAGAAGTAGAAAAATTGTCATCTAATCAGCCAGATGTAGAAGAACTTAAATATAAAATTCTTAGTCTACAGGAGGAGAATAACACAATAACAAGCTCCGTCAACCAAAAAGAGACTGCTATAAAAGAACTGGAGAAAAGGATTATTTCTCTTACTGATCAAAACAAGgatattttaaatgaagtgaaatgcttgggtgaagagagaaaaacccTTCATGAAAGGTGCAAGCAAGACCAAGGAAAAATTCAGGAATTTCAGCAAGAAATAGATGTTGCTAACCAGGACAATACTGACCTGAAGAAAAAGGTGGAAGAATTAATGGAGAGACTGAATGAAGCTTTAACTaggaagaatgaaaatgctCAAATGCTAGAGCAACTGGAAAACCAGATTGAATCTCTGATGCGTGAAAGAGAGAGCCTTTCATCTGAAGCATATACTCTTCGtgaggaaaataagaaaataactcatgaaaaaggcaaattaaatgaagagctggaaaagatTACCTCTGAAAAAGATGGTTGGTTGGTGTTGAAAGAGCATTCTGAAAACTTAGAAAAGAAACTACAAATGATGACTGCAGAAAAAGACCACATATCAACATTACTTGAAAGTGAACAAGAGCACAGATCTCTTGTGAGAACTCAGCTGTACCACTTACTTGAGCAAGTGGAGTCCAGTGTTTCGGGTTACAGTGAAGAGTGTGATTCTCTTAACTTGTTAGAAATTGCAAATGAATACATGTCCAAactaaaacagcagcagtgccttgctctgcagaaggaggaggaagttcttcagtTGCAGCGGGAAGTTGAGAGGatagaggaagaaaatgcagcTCAATATACAGAACATAGATCCCTGATTCAggatttggaaaaagaaaaggaactcTTGAAAGAAGAATTGGAAGAACTGTTGTCTGAAAAAGAAGCACTTCAGTGTGATCTCCAGGAGCTGAAGAATGCCAGTGAAAAAACAAGGATTGAAAATCAAGATCTTTTAGCTAATACTGAAGAGCTTACTCAAAAACTTGCTTTTTATGAAAGTCAAATACAGGAACATCAAAAAAGATCAGAGAAACAAGACAACTTAAATTTCATTCTGGAACAAAAGGAAACTGAACTTAGAAATGTGAAAGAAGAACTGAATTCTCTAAAG AATTCAGTGGAGACAATGGCTGAGAAAACTGATCAAAAGTCTTCAGTAGCAGACCTTCAGGAAAAAATTG GAAGGCTTGAAAAAGAATCtgcagaaaaaggagagaagctAAATAAAATCAAGGTTGTTGCTGTGAAAGCGAAGAAAGAATTAGATGCCAGCCGAAAAGAG atgcaAACTCTGAGGGAAGAATTGGAGTTGGCTCGCTCAGAAAAAGATCAGTTGTCTGCTTCAATGAAAGATGTCATTCAAGGAGCTGAAAGCTATAAG AATCTTTTGATAGAATATGATAAGCAAGGAGAACAGCTGGATTCTGAAAAAGGCAGAGCAAATAATCTTGAACATCAGATAGAAGACCTCACAAGACAGCTACAGGTGTCATCCCAGCAG CATGATCAGTTACGCTCTGCTAATGAAGACCTCCTCGCTCGTGTTGAAACACTGCAACATAATGCTAAGCTGCTGGAAACTCAGATACTGGAGATACAAAAAGCCAAGGCAAAGGCTGACAAAGAACTAGAAGCTGAAAAGCttctaaaagaacagaaaacaaag GAACATAGTGGTGCTCTCCGAGAAATGGAGGAGCTTCAGATGcaacttcagaaggaaaagaaacatctgCAGAAAACTATGCAAGAATTAGAGCTGGCCAGAAAG GATGCTCAAAAAAGTACACTGATGGATATGGAAATAGCTGATTATGAAAGGCTAGTAAAAGAACTTAATCAGAAGATCACTGATAAAGACAGCAAAATAGAAGATCTTGAGCAGGAGACAGGgattcagaaacaaaagcaagagaCCCTACAGGAAGAAATAA AGTCACTTCAGTCAACTATGCAACAGGATGAGGAAAGAAATGCCAAGATAAAACAACTCCTGgtgaaaaccaaaaaagaactgGCTGATTCAAAACAAGCT GAAAATGACCATCTAATGTTGGAGGCATCATTAAAAGGGGAACTGGAAGCCAGTCAACAACAAGTGGAAGCCTTTAAG ATTCAAGTGGCTGAGCTAACATCAGAAAAGCATAAAGTTCAGGAACTCCTGCGAACTTCTTCAGAGCAACACCAGCGTACATTGAATGCCTACCAGCAAAAAATGGCAACCTTGCAAGAAGAGTGCAAAGCAGCCCAG GCTGAACAAGCATCTGTTACATCTGAATTCGAGAGCTACAAAGTCCGTGTTCATAAtgttctaaaacagcaaaagaataaATCTGCTTCTCAGACAGAATCTGAGGgagccaaaaaagaaag AGAGCAATTGGAAATGGTGATAGAGCAACTTAAAGTTAAGCTGCAAGATGCTCAGCATAATTCACAGCTAAATGCGTCTGAACTCGAGGTGTTGCAGTCTGAACATGACACCCTGCTGGAAAGACACAATAAGATGCTGCAAGAGACTGTTGCAAAAGAGGCAGAACTCCGTGAAAA GCTCTGCACAATACAATCTGAGAACATGGTCATGAAAACAGAGCATGCCCAGGCTTTGAGTCAGCTGACAGCCCAGAATGAAGCTCTCCGGAACAATTTCAGAGATCAAGTCAGGAACCTGCAAGAAGAGCACAGGAAGACAGTAGAgacacttcagcagcagctgtccaGAGTAGAAACTCAGCTCTTCCAACTCAAGAGTGAACCAAGCACTAGAG ctccagctgtTTCAAATCCAGCTACGAAGAACTTGAGAGAAGGGCGAAACACTGACCTTCCTGTTCTTGATGTATACACTGTAGCtagggaagagggagaaggtATGGAAACAACGGACACAGAGTCCGTCTCTTCAACCAGCACTTATATACCATCCTTGGAACAACTTTTGAACTCCCCAGAAGAAAAACCTG AGCAACCTCAGTGGCAAACAGAACTCACCAAGGATGAACTGATTCAAAAACTAAACACAACAGCAAAGAGTGCTGATCACTTGAATGAATTACTTCGTGACTCAGAAGCAACCAATGCAATCCTGATGGAACAAATAAAG CTTCTTAAGAATGAAATAAGAAGATTGGAAAGAAatcaagagagagaaaagtctGTGGCTAATCTAGAATACTTGAAGAATGTTCTACTGCAGTTCATATTTCTAAAATCAGGAAGTGAGAAGGAAAGGCTGCTCCCAGTAATAGACACCATGTTGCAGctcagccctgaagagaaggggAAGCTAGTTGCAATTGCTCAAG gTGAGGAGGAGAGTAGCTCACGGTCCTCTGGGTGGGCTTCGTACCTCCACAGCTGGTCGGGACTTTGA